A window of Sphingobacterium sp. SRCM116780 contains these coding sequences:
- a CDS encoding KTSC domain-containing protein — translation MKRITESKKIFGITKNEDLATLKKIYRDLIKAWHPDKFQDDEKKAEAELKSTEIIEAYHFLVSISPETHESNSEEYTNTIANFFIEDFEFKGQTLKVTFQDKSTYEYFGVPKNVYMKFINADSRSRFGRRQIFNSYTFRKSTKGMEV, via the coding sequence ATGAAAAGAATAACTGAATCCAAAAAGATTTTTGGTATCACAAAGAATGAAGATTTAGCAACGTTAAAAAAGATATATCGTGACTTGATCAAAGCTTGGCATCCGGATAAGTTTCAAGATGATGAGAAGAAAGCGGAAGCAGAATTGAAAAGTACGGAAATTATTGAAGCCTATCACTTTTTAGTGAGCATATCTCCGGAAACACACGAATCGAATAGCGAAGAGTATACCAATACAATTGCCAATTTCTTTATTGAAGATTTTGAATTTAAAGGTCAAACGTTAAAAGTAACCTTCCAGGATAAAAGTACATATGAGTATTTTGGTGTTCCAAAAAATGTGTACATGAAGTTTATTAACGCTGATTCTCGTTCTAGATTTGGTAGAAGACAAATTTTTAATTCTTACACTTTCCGTAAGAGTACCAAAGGAATGGAAGTATAA
- a CDS encoding pyridoxal-phosphate dependent enzyme, with translation MWYTNILETIGNTPLVKLNRITKDLKGTILAKIETTNPGNSIKDRMALKMIEEAEKAGLLKPGGTIIEGTSGNTGMGLAIAAVVKGYKCIFTTTDKQSKEKVDALRAFGAEVIVCPTNVDPEDPRSYYSVSSRLEREVPNSWKANQYDNPANSLAHYEQTGPEIWEQTAGKITHLVVGVGTGGTISGTARYLREQNPNIKVWGIDTYGSVFKKYKETGIFDKNEIYPYITEGIGEDFLPENVDFSLIDLFEKVTDKDAALMTRELARKEGIFAGNSSGSALAGLIQLKDRLKEDDVVVVIFHDHGSRYMGKMYNEDWLRERGFLEDEKLNAKSILKRRGEQAIVTADVEQSVFEAFNFMKTLNISQIPVTQQGMVVGKITESDILNALLDNPSLRSSSVQEVMTKPFPFVDLNTSIDKISALINRETQAVLVEDDFGKINIITQYDIINAISEA, from the coding sequence ATGTGGTATACGAATATTTTAGAAACAATAGGAAACACCCCTCTTGTTAAACTAAACAGAATAACCAAAGACCTAAAAGGAACCATACTCGCGAAGATAGAGACCACGAACCCTGGTAACTCTATCAAAGATAGAATGGCACTGAAAATGATTGAAGAGGCAGAGAAAGCGGGTTTGTTGAAACCAGGAGGAACGATTATTGAAGGAACATCTGGCAATACGGGTATGGGATTAGCCATCGCTGCTGTCGTCAAAGGTTATAAATGTATTTTTACCACAACAGATAAACAATCAAAAGAAAAAGTCGATGCCTTACGCGCTTTTGGTGCAGAAGTAATCGTTTGTCCGACAAACGTAGATCCAGAGGATCCACGCTCCTATTATTCGGTTTCCAGTCGTTTGGAACGAGAAGTTCCGAATAGTTGGAAAGCAAACCAGTACGATAACCCAGCAAATTCCCTGGCACATTATGAACAGACAGGACCTGAGATCTGGGAACAGACAGCAGGAAAAATAACCCATCTGGTCGTTGGTGTAGGTACTGGAGGTACTATCTCGGGTACAGCCCGTTATTTAAGAGAGCAAAACCCGAACATTAAAGTTTGGGGTATCGATACCTATGGATCTGTTTTCAAAAAATATAAGGAAACAGGTATTTTCGATAAAAATGAAATCTATCCCTATATAACAGAAGGTATCGGAGAAGATTTTCTTCCTGAAAATGTTGATTTTAGTTTAATCGATCTGTTTGAAAAAGTGACCGATAAAGATGCTGCTTTAATGACCCGTGAACTGGCTCGTAAAGAAGGCATATTTGCAGGAAACTCTTCAGGTTCGGCTTTAGCTGGACTTATTCAATTAAAAGATCGTTTAAAAGAAGATGATGTTGTCGTTGTTATTTTCCATGACCATGGTTCCCGTTATATGGGTAAAATGTATAACGAAGACTGGTTGAGAGAAAGAGGTTTCTTAGAAGATGAGAAACTAAATGCAAAAAGTATCTTAAAACGAAGAGGTGAGCAAGCGATTGTAACGGCAGATGTGGAACAAAGTGTATTTGAAGCGTTCAATTTTATGAAAACGCTTAATATTTCACAGATCCCTGTCACGCAACAAGGTATGGTCGTGGGTAAAATAACAGAATCTGATATTTTAAATGCGCTATTGGATAATCCTTCCCTCCGATCTTCATCGGTTCAGGAAGTGATGACAAAGCCTTTCCCTTTTGTTGACCTCAATACCTCCATTGATAAAATATCTGCTTTGATCAATAGAGAAACACAAGCTGTCTTAGTTGAAGATGACTTCGGTAAAATTAATATCATCACACAGTACGATATTATTAATGCCATATCAGAAGCTTAA
- a CDS encoding AMP nucleosidase — MTKKKKIVDTPITPGLKSKEEIVHNWLPRYTGRPLEEFGEYILLTNFSKYITMFSEMHDNAPIYGEDKPMQSVTAGGITIINFGMGSPMAATVMDLLSAITPKAVLFLGKTGGLKKKIGVGELILPIAAIRGEGTSNDYFPAEVPSLPSFALQKAISTTIRDHSRDYWTGTVYTTNRRVWEHDKDFKKYLKSIRAMAVDMETATIFSVGFANKIPTGALLLVSDQPMIPEGVKTANSDVSVTAKYVDAHISIGIDALKQLKNNGLTVKHLKF, encoded by the coding sequence ATGACAAAAAAGAAAAAAATCGTTGATACCCCGATCACTCCAGGTTTAAAATCAAAAGAAGAAATCGTACACAACTGGTTACCTCGTTATACAGGAAGACCATTAGAAGAATTTGGAGAATACATCTTATTAACCAACTTCTCAAAATACATCACGATGTTTTCCGAGATGCATGACAATGCACCAATCTATGGAGAAGATAAACCGATGCAAAGTGTTACCGCAGGAGGCATTACCATTATCAATTTTGGTATGGGAAGTCCCATGGCGGCAACCGTTATGGATTTATTATCAGCCATTACCCCAAAAGCAGTATTATTCTTAGGCAAGACTGGTGGATTGAAAAAGAAGATTGGTGTCGGTGAATTAATATTACCGATTGCAGCTATTCGTGGAGAAGGTACATCCAATGATTACTTCCCTGCAGAAGTACCATCCCTCCCTTCCTTTGCCTTACAAAAAGCCATTTCAACAACCATCCGTGACCATTCCCGAGATTACTGGACAGGAACCGTCTACACAACCAACAGACGCGTGTGGGAGCATGATAAAGATTTTAAAAAATACTTAAAATCCATCCGTGCCATGGCTGTGGATATGGAAACCGCAACTATCTTTAGTGTAGGATTTGCAAACAAGATTCCGACAGGAGCTTTATTATTAGTTTCGGATCAACCGATGATTCCTGAAGGTGTAAAAACAGCCAATAGCGATGTTTCTGTAACCGCGAAATATGTAGATGCACACATCAGCATTGGTATTGATGCTCTTAAACAACTTAAAAATAACGGGTTGACAGTGAAACATTTGAAATTCTAA
- the clpX gene encoding ATP-dependent Clp protease ATP-binding subunit ClpX translates to MAKNNTSGVHCSFCGTSKNDAQMLIAGDGAHICDRCINQAGEILAEELKQRKSKTLQTALKLIRPLEIKEHLDQYVIGQDDAKKVISVAVYNHYKRLNQKVDHDEIEIEKSNLIVVGETGTGKTLLAKTVAKILNVPFSIVDATVLTEAGYVGEDVESILTRLLQAADYDVAAAERGIIYIDEIDKIARKSDNPSITRDVSGEGVQQALLKILEGTVVNVPPQGGRKHPDQKMIAVNTSNILFICGGAFDGIQKKIANRLRTQTVGYRMNEDEAEIDLKNLYKYITPQDLKSFGLIPELIGRLPVLTYLNPLDKGTLLSILTIPKNALIKQYRKLFEYEGIDLKFDAEVYSFIVDKADEFKLGARGLRSICEAIMLDAMFEIPTTKEKTHQKELHITLDYAMKKFEKSDIKKLQVA, encoded by the coding sequence ATGGCTAAAAATAATACAAGTGGTGTCCATTGCTCTTTCTGCGGAACGAGTAAAAATGATGCCCAAATGCTTATCGCTGGAGATGGTGCTCACATCTGTGATCGCTGTATCAATCAAGCTGGCGAAATTCTAGCAGAGGAATTAAAACAACGCAAAAGTAAAACATTACAAACGGCGTTAAAATTAATTCGTCCTTTAGAAATAAAAGAGCATTTAGATCAATATGTTATCGGACAAGATGATGCAAAAAAAGTCATCTCTGTTGCGGTATACAATCACTACAAACGTCTGAATCAAAAAGTTGATCATGACGAAATCGAGATTGAGAAATCAAACTTAATTGTTGTGGGTGAAACAGGCACAGGTAAAACTTTACTGGCGAAAACTGTTGCAAAGATTTTAAATGTACCCTTTAGTATCGTCGATGCTACAGTATTAACAGAGGCTGGATATGTTGGAGAAGATGTGGAGAGTATCTTAACACGTTTACTACAAGCTGCAGACTATGATGTTGCTGCTGCTGAACGTGGTATTATCTACATTGATGAAATTGATAAAATAGCGCGTAAAAGTGATAACCCATCCATTACAAGAGACGTATCTGGTGAAGGCGTGCAACAAGCGTTACTGAAAATCTTAGAAGGAACAGTTGTCAATGTACCACCTCAAGGTGGGCGTAAACATCCTGATCAAAAAATGATTGCTGTCAATACCAGCAACATTTTATTTATCTGTGGTGGTGCGTTTGACGGTATTCAAAAGAAAATCGCCAATCGTTTACGTACCCAAACAGTAGGTTACCGCATGAATGAGGATGAAGCAGAAATTGATTTAAAAAATCTATACAAGTATATCACCCCTCAGGATCTGAAAAGTTTTGGATTAATTCCAGAGTTGATTGGACGATTACCTGTATTAACGTATTTGAATCCGTTGGACAAAGGTACCCTATTGAGTATTTTGACCATACCAAAAAATGCGTTAATCAAACAGTATCGCAAATTATTCGAATACGAAGGCATTGACTTAAAATTTGATGCAGAAGTTTACAGTTTTATTGTAGACAAAGCAGATGAATTTAAACTTGGCGCTCGTGGTTTGAGAAGTATATGTGAGGCAATTATGCTTGACGCAATGTTTGAGATTCCAACAACAAAGGAAAAGACACATCAAAAGGAATTGCATATCACGTTAGATTATGCGATGAAAAAATTTGAAAAGTCAGACATCAAAAAATTGCAAGTCGCTTAA
- the clpP gene encoding ATP-dependent Clp endopeptidase proteolytic subunit ClpP has protein sequence MNIDKNEFRKYAIKHHRIGSQHVDGFIARAQVNTPTNLTPYIVEERQLNVAQMDVFSRLMMDRIIFLGDGINDQVANIIQAQLLFLQSTDAQRDIQIYINSPGGSVYAGLGIYDTMQYISPDVATICTGIAASMGAVLLVAGAKGKRAALRHSRVMIHQPSGGAQGVASDMEINLREMMKLKEELYTIIADHSGQTYEWVEKSSDRDYWMKASEAKDFGMIDEILLPKKEIIK, from the coding sequence ATGAATATAGATAAAAACGAGTTCAGAAAATATGCAATTAAGCATCATAGAATTGGAAGTCAACATGTTGATGGTTTTATAGCGCGTGCTCAAGTGAATACGCCAACAAACTTGACACCTTATATCGTTGAAGAGCGTCAATTAAATGTTGCTCAGATGGATGTGTTTTCACGTTTAATGATGGATCGTATTATTTTCTTAGGTGATGGTATTAACGATCAGGTAGCAAATATCATTCAGGCACAATTGTTGTTTTTACAATCAACAGATGCTCAGCGTGATATCCAGATTTACATCAACTCACCAGGTGGTAGTGTATATGCTGGTTTAGGTATTTATGATACCATGCAATATATTTCACCTGATGTTGCGACGATCTGTACAGGTATCGCAGCTTCTATGGGTGCTGTTTTATTGGTTGCTGGTGCAAAAGGTAAGCGCGCAGCATTAAGACACTCACGTGTGATGATTCACCAACCTTCAGGTGGTGCTCAAGGAGTGGCTTCAGACATGGAGATTAATCTGCGTGAAATGATGAAATTGAAAGAAGAGCTTTACACCATTATTGCTGACCACTCAGGTCAGACGTATGAATGGGTTGAAAAATCTTCTGATCGTGATTATTGGATGAAAGCTTCTGAAGCAAAAGACTTTGGAATGATTGATGAGATTTTACTTCCTAAAAAGGAGATTATTAAATAA
- a CDS encoding type I restriction enzyme HsdR N-terminal domain-containing protein: MFSPIPLNLPPFPAKLTKENETIFIFDDLRKKKLVLTPEEWVRQHWVHYLHLNKKYPKSLMKIEGGLRLNDLQKRSDLLIYNNQGQKIVLAEFKAPHIKITQATFEQIANYNSIHKIPLLLVSNGLEHYYCQIDFENKSFAFIKELPNYDQL; the protein is encoded by the coding sequence ATGTTTAGCCCAATTCCGTTAAATTTACCGCCATTCCCAGCGAAATTGACAAAAGAAAATGAAACCATTTTTATCTTTGACGATTTACGTAAGAAAAAGCTTGTATTGACACCTGAAGAATGGGTTCGACAACATTGGGTGCATTATCTTCATCTGAATAAGAAATATCCAAAATCGCTGATGAAAATAGAAGGTGGTCTTCGGTTAAATGATCTTCAAAAAAGAAGTGACCTCCTGATTTACAATAATCAAGGACAAAAAATAGTCTTAGCAGAATTTAAAGCGCCACATATAAAAATTACACAAGCTACATTTGAACAGATCGCCAACTACAATTCTATTCATAAAATTCCGTTATTACTTGTAAGTAATGGTTTGGAACATTATTATTGTCAGATCGATTTTGAAAATAAATCCTTCGCATTTATAAAAGAATTACCAAACTATGACCAACTGTAG
- the holA gene encoding DNA polymerase III subunit delta: MNISPILADIKKRKYVPIYLLHGEESYFIDVISDALENSVLNDAQKGFDQTILYGKDTDFSTIVNAAKRYPMMSDYQLIIIKEAQDLKWKDDDLLLKYMEQLTPTTVLVLDYKYSKFDKRKKLYKAIEKKGLVVESNKLYDDKVAAWIGSYIKEQGWNMHPQAAALMAEYLGTELSKIVNELNKLMLNVPKEREISVTDIEQNIGISKDFNVFELNTALARRNAFKAYQIVDYFAANPKSNPLVLVLGNMAGYFTKILKYHYIIDKSTAAKELGVHPFFLKEYELAARNYNRRKTFAIIEALKDADLKSKGMHVGSNTNTKDILTELIFSILN; this comes from the coding sequence ATGAATATCAGTCCCATTCTAGCAGACATAAAAAAGAGAAAATACGTACCCATCTACTTACTACATGGGGAGGAGAGCTATTTTATAGATGTCATCAGTGATGCCTTAGAAAATTCGGTACTGAATGATGCTCAAAAAGGGTTTGACCAAACAATTTTGTATGGAAAAGATACCGACTTTTCTACCATTGTCAATGCCGCTAAGCGGTATCCGATGATGAGTGATTACCAATTGATCATCATCAAAGAAGCACAGGATTTGAAATGGAAGGACGATGATTTGCTGCTCAAATATATGGAACAGCTAACACCAACAACTGTTTTAGTGCTGGATTATAAGTATAGTAAATTTGATAAACGAAAAAAACTATATAAGGCGATTGAGAAAAAAGGGCTAGTTGTTGAATCAAATAAACTATACGATGATAAAGTGGCTGCCTGGATAGGTTCTTACATCAAGGAGCAGGGCTGGAATATGCATCCACAGGCTGCGGCATTGATGGCAGAATATTTAGGAACAGAGTTGTCGAAGATCGTCAACGAGCTGAATAAATTGATGCTGAATGTGCCTAAAGAAAGAGAAATCTCCGTAACAGATATTGAACAAAATATTGGTATCTCCAAAGATTTCAATGTTTTTGAACTGAATACGGCTTTAGCTAGGCGCAACGCATTCAAGGCGTACCAAATTGTTGATTATTTTGCCGCAAACCCGAAAAGTAATCCGTTGGTTTTAGTGCTTGGAAATATGGCTGGTTATTTTACAAAAATTTTAAAATACCATTATATCATTGATAAAAGTACAGCAGCTAAAGAACTCGGGGTTCATCCTTTCTTTCTCAAAGAATATGAACTTGCCGCTCGGAATTACAATAGAAGGAAAACCTTTGCTATTATTGAAGCTTTAAAAGATGCCGATCTGAAATCTAAGGGAATGCATGTCGGAAGTAACACCAATACAAAGGATATTCTGACAGAATTAATATTTAGTATTTTAAATTGA
- a CDS encoding TetR/AcrR family transcriptional regulator has product MEFNEKQLEILHVAEELFSQNGFDGTSVRDIANQAQVNVAMINYYFGSKDKLLDDLFAYRIEKFKMDDRILKLPISVMEMLDEMVNSYITCMNSSLAIYQIIAIEAGVKKRLLLSDSYKSLKEHNLRVISEIIQKGIAGGEFREGNDPVLIHATMMGTFMNFQMNKTFLKSELKITSDDVYTQYMESTLITHLQRTIKALLTYEY; this is encoded by the coding sequence ATGGAGTTTAACGAGAAACAATTGGAAATATTACATGTCGCCGAAGAGCTTTTTTCACAGAACGGCTTTGATGGAACCTCTGTACGAGATATTGCGAATCAAGCTCAGGTTAATGTAGCCATGATCAATTATTATTTTGGATCTAAGGATAAATTGCTGGATGATTTGTTTGCTTATCGCATTGAAAAATTTAAAATGGATGATCGTATTCTGAAGTTACCGATATCCGTTATGGAGATGCTGGATGAAATGGTAAATTCTTATATCACATGCATGAATTCCAGCCTGGCTATTTATCAGATTATTGCGATCGAAGCGGGAGTGAAGAAGCGTTTATTGTTGTCTGATTCCTACAAAAGCTTAAAGGAACATAATCTGCGCGTCATTTCTGAAATTATTCAAAAAGGAATTGCAGGAGGTGAATTTCGGGAAGGAAATGATCCGGTATTGATTCATGCGACGATGATGGGAACTTTTATGAATTTTCAGATGAATAAAACGTTTCTAAAATCTGAATTAAAAATTACTTCGGACGACGTATATACGCAATATATGGAGTCTACATTAATAACACATTTACAAAGAACGATTAAAGCTTTATTAACATATGAATACTAA
- a CDS encoding TolC family protein codes for MNTKIGKLGLLLFLLQGSAFAQQNKPLNLQEVIRLAQTQSLEAKASDTKITGRKLEYEASRNSLLPDAKVSGQYLAMTSPDVNLQIPLSSSSEDPMAIKANQLLLGQASISMPVYTGGKIKNSIAAASNAIKVEEFSALALKDQLAERGINLYINLYKAQQTALLMEENIKRSEQRVVDFKAMEANGIIPRNDLLKAELQLSNYKVALQEAQKNSTVLNYQLVNFLKLDEATVISSIDLDEAPTAIDFSDANAALANRNELKALQAQHDIALNKVNIEKSNALPKIALTGGYAALDVHNLVTVKNAINVGVGVSYDIGSLYKNKKNVNIARNQVSQVDENVVMMNDKIKVQVQQANENYHLTVSQNQLYTEAVNQANENYRIVKDKYDNGVADTDDLLEADVQQLQSKINLAISKANTIEKYYDLLLANGQLTTK; via the coding sequence ATGAATACTAAAATAGGAAAGTTGGGGCTCTTACTTTTCTTGCTACAAGGTTCGGCATTTGCACAGCAAAATAAGCCTCTTAATTTACAAGAGGTTATCCGACTTGCTCAGACACAAAGTTTAGAAGCCAAAGCTTCAGATACAAAAATTACAGGTAGAAAATTAGAATACGAAGCATCGAGAAACAGCTTGCTTCCAGATGCTAAAGTGAGTGGTCAGTATTTGGCCATGACCTCACCAGATGTGAATTTGCAAATACCATTGTCCTCTTCATCAGAAGATCCGATGGCGATTAAAGCAAATCAATTGTTACTTGGACAAGCGTCTATCAGTATGCCAGTATATACTGGAGGGAAAATCAAAAATAGTATTGCTGCTGCTAGTAATGCGATTAAAGTGGAAGAATTCTCTGCTTTAGCCTTGAAAGATCAATTGGCAGAACGCGGTATCAATTTATACATCAATTTATATAAAGCGCAGCAAACAGCACTTTTGATGGAAGAAAACATTAAAAGGTCAGAACAACGTGTTGTCGATTTTAAAGCCATGGAAGCGAATGGTATTATTCCACGAAATGACCTTTTAAAAGCAGAATTACAGTTGTCTAATTATAAGGTTGCACTACAAGAAGCACAAAAGAATTCAACCGTTTTGAATTATCAATTGGTTAATTTTTTGAAATTGGATGAAGCGACTGTTATCTCATCTATTGATTTAGATGAAGCACCAACGGCGATCGATTTTTCGGATGCGAATGCAGCCTTAGCCAATAGAAATGAATTGAAAGCATTGCAGGCACAACACGATATTGCATTGAACAAGGTGAATATTGAGAAATCAAATGCTTTACCAAAGATCGCATTAACAGGTGGTTATGCAGCATTGGACGTACACAATTTGGTAACTGTGAAAAATGCGATTAATGTTGGTGTAGGGGTATCTTATGATATAGGATCACTTTATAAAAATAAGAAAAATGTCAATATCGCTCGTAACCAAGTGAGTCAGGTGGATGAGAATGTCGTAATGATGAACGATAAAATCAAAGTTCAAGTACAACAGGCAAATGAAAACTATCATCTAACGGTTTCTCAAAATCAGTTATATACGGAAGCGGTGAATCAGGCGAATGAGAATTATCGGATCGTAAAAGATAAATATGATAATGGCGTAGCGGATACCGATGATTTATTGGAAGCAGATGTACAACAGTTGCAATCAAAAATCAATTTAGCAATTTCTAAGGCTAATACAATAGAGAAATATTATGATTTGCTTTTAGCAAATGGTCAACTAACAACAAAATAA
- a CDS encoding HlyD family secretion protein: MENQEEKKPSNKKFAFILIAFVLVIVGYGGYKYIHGQTHETTDDAQIDKNMNPIIPKVGGYIAQVYVKDNDIVKKGDTLFTIDTQDYLIKVKEAEAALLSAEGSFEVSKADVNATSANVAISDATVRSNSGSIDAAKIRAEQARNDYDRYANLYNNHSITKQQYEQALTTKLEAEKQVEILQQQRNASNSQRSAVLSKTTVATKQTAVAQANIERAKAAVDAAKLNLSYTAVIASADGQVSNVKIRPGQMVNPGAALFYIVDNHETWVVANFKETQMNEIRIGQKVAVTVDAYPDIEFEGEVNSFSPATGSKFSLLPPDNATGNFVKTVQRLPVKILLTKANKTDQIALLRPGMNADIDVHLK; the protein is encoded by the coding sequence ATGGAAAATCAAGAAGAAAAGAAACCATCAAATAAGAAATTTGCCTTCATTCTGATTGCTTTTGTCTTAGTTATAGTAGGGTATGGTGGTTATAAATACATACACGGACAAACGCATGAAACGACAGATGATGCGCAGATCGATAAAAATATGAACCCGATTATCCCTAAAGTAGGGGGGTATATTGCTCAGGTCTATGTAAAAGATAATGATATCGTAAAGAAAGGTGATACGTTATTTACCATTGATACGCAAGATTATTTGATTAAAGTAAAAGAGGCTGAAGCGGCATTGTTAAGTGCTGAGGGTTCATTTGAAGTGTCGAAAGCAGATGTAAATGCAACCTCAGCGAATGTGGCTATTTCTGATGCAACTGTCCGTTCGAATAGTGGTAGTATCGATGCCGCAAAAATCCGTGCAGAACAAGCTCGAAATGATTATGATCGTTATGCTAATTTGTATAACAATCATTCGATTACAAAACAACAATATGAGCAAGCGTTAACAACGAAATTAGAAGCGGAGAAACAAGTGGAGATTTTACAACAACAACGAAATGCTTCAAACTCACAACGTTCTGCTGTCTTAAGTAAAACAACTGTTGCAACCAAACAAACTGCTGTGGCACAAGCAAATATTGAGCGTGCTAAAGCTGCTGTTGATGCTGCAAAATTGAATCTTTCTTATACAGCTGTTATTGCTTCTGCAGATGGTCAAGTTTCGAATGTGAAAATTAGACCTGGACAGATGGTCAACCCTGGTGCTGCTTTATTCTATATTGTCGATAATCACGAAACGTGGGTAGTAGCGAATTTCAAAGAAACCCAAATGAATGAAATTAGAATAGGACAAAAAGTAGCGGTGACGGTAGACGCTTATCCGGATATCGAATTTGAAGGGGAGGTGAATTCTTTCTCTCCAGCAACAGGTTCTAAATTTTCTTTATTACCGCCAGATAATGCGACAGGTAACTTCGTAAAAACAGTACAACGTTTACCTGTAAAGATACTATTAACGAAAGCGAACAAAACGGATCAAATTGCTTTATTGCGTCCTGGTATGAATGCAGATATTGACGTTCATTTAAAATAA